GTTAATGCATTTATAAGTGTTCCACTATAATTTCCATGTCCAGGATGCACCACCATTCCTGGGGCCTTATTTACCACAAGAACATCATCATCTTCATAAACAATATCGATAGGGAGATCTTCTGGAGTGAGCAACATCTCATAGGGAGGATGTTCAAATAAAACCGTAACTACATCTCCAGCTTTAACTTTATAGTTTTGCTTTACTACGACATCGTTAACATAGATGTTTCCATCTTTTGCAGATTTCTGAATTTTATTACGCGTTGCATTTTCTACCTTGTTCATAAGGTATTTATCAACCCGTAGTGGCGACTGTCCCTTATCTGCTACAAACCTAAAATGTTCGTATAGATCATCATTTCCAGCATCTTCGGTAGGATTATCTTGCACCATTTCCTTCTAATTCTTCGCTATTCACAGGAGTTTGACTACCCTCGTTTTCGTTTTCCTCGTTTGAATTTCTATTTATTCTACTTAAACTTTCGTCACCAATAATTAAATCTATAGTCGACGTTATTTCAAGCTCCGTTCCTGGAGTTATTTTAGACCCTGCATGACGTATTTCTAATACTTGGTCACTCATATGCGGCTTGGTAGTAACCTTACCTATTTTAAAGCCCATAGCCTTTAACGTAGGTTCTGCTTGGCGCGAAGTTTTGCCAACTACATCCGGAATTTTAACTTTTCTGTAACCAGACGGATTAAGTGTTAGATAAATTTTTCGGTCTTCCTTCACAAATTTACCTGCACGAGGTAATTGTTCTATCACTGAAAATCTTGGATAATCTGGATTAAAATTCGCAGAATCTAGAATTACGTATCTCAAGTCATTTTCGTCTAAAATATCTTCTACCTCACCAAGGGTACGCTTTGCTAGGTCTGGCACTTCAATTTGTTGACCATGGTTGGTTGTACTTCTCAACCACCAGAGTACCAAAAAAGATAATACGATAAGCCCTACAATGGCAAACAATAATTGTTTTACGAAAGCTTTTGATAAGATGTATTTAAAAAACGACATACGTTGAAGGTTATAAGGCAAAAATAACAAACCTAAAGTTAGCAACTTTTATTCGATAAGTTATATTTTTGATAAACGCACTAATTGCGTATTTGGTATGAGCAAAAAAAATATAGCAGTAGTAATGGGAGGCTATTCTAGTGAATTTGAAATCTCACTTAATAGCGGAGCAGTAGTTTGTGAATCTTTAGACACAGCACTGTACAACGTCTATCCAGTACATATCTTAAATGAGGGTTGGTTTTTTATTGCTGAAAACGGCCTAAAACAACCTATTAACAAAGATGACTTTAGTTTTATTGTAAATGATAGTGCCGTTGTACCCGATGTAATCTTTAATACCGTGCATGGCACGCCAGGGGAAGATGGTTTATTACAGGCGTATTGGGAATTACTAAAAATACCACAAACCTCTCCGTCTTTTTATGCAAGTGCGCTTAGTTTTGACAAGCGCGATTGTCTTATGGTTTTACAGGGCTTTGGTGTTAAGTGCGCAAATTCATATTATATTAATAGAGGGGTTGATTTTTCTATTGACGAAGTGATAAAAAAAGTTGGCTTACCATGTTTCGTAAAGCCTAACAGAGCAGGCTCTAGTTATGGTATTTCGAAAGTTCAAAGGCAAGAAGATTTTAAAGCTGCCCTAGAAAAAGCCTATACAGAAGATCATGAAGTGTTAGTAGAAACGGCACTTGTTGGCACTGAAGTGTCAGTTGGAGCTTACACCGTTAATGGTGAAATAAAAGTATTGATGCCTACGGAAATTGTTTCGGAAAATGACTTTTTCGACTATGAAGCAAAGTATCTTGGTAAGTCTCAAGAAATTACCCCTGCGCGCATTTCCGAAGAAGAAACAAAACTGGTACAAGCCGAAACCAAACGTATTTATAAACTTCTAAACATGAAAGGAGTGACCCGATGCGAATTTATTCTTCAAGACGGAATTCCTTTTTTCTTAGAAATTAACACAACACCCGGCTTGAGCAAAGAAAGTATTATTCCGAAGCAGGTGCGTGACGCCAACCTTACACTTACGCAATTTTTTGGAACGCTAATAGAAGAAGCAAGTAGCTAAAATAACTTTTGTACCTTGTACTCAAGAATATAAATGATTAACTGTTGAGCCAAACAAACACCATTAGACGCGCTGTTTTCCCCGGATCTTTCGACCCTATAACCATAGGGCATGTAGATATTGTTAAACGGGCACTACCTCTATTTGATGAAATTATAATTGCCATTGGCAGTAATGCAGATAAAAAGTATATGTGGTCGCTTGAAGAACGTATACAACGTATAACAGACGCTTTTCCGCAGCACCCTAATATAAAAGTGATGTCTTATAAAGGGTTGACGGCTGATTTTTGCAAAGAAATGGAGGCCCAGTATATATTACGCGGACTAAGAAACACAATCGATTTTTCTTATGAGCAAACCATTGCACAGGCAAACGAAAAGGTAAATGGTGTTGCAAGTGTATTTTTAATTTGCAGTCCAGAGTATTCTCACATTTCGTCTTCTATAGTGCGAGATATTGTTAGAAATGGTGGTGATGCTAAAAGTTTACTTCCGTAACTAATTAATCTTCTTCGCTCATTTTTAGTGGTACTATCCAAGATAGGTCGTTATAATCACGTTCATCTACTTCGGTTAAATCAACAGTTGGCACTATCATTTGCTGAGCTGGTAGCCCATTAAATTCAACAATAACTTCTGCGGAAATTTTAGGGTTTACAATCCCGTATTGTTTTTCAATTTTAGGCTTCAAATATTTAGCTAAGAGCACCAAGTTAACTGGTCTGTCTACTAAATGTAACGATTGATTATGCGAAATAAACGTCTTTTCCTTGATTTCTCCCGTAGCTCCAGAGGCTCGATCTTGCATTGTCAAGTTAAGTGTAACAACCTTTTTTGCCTGTAATTTCATGCGCCAAGCAAAATGAACGCCGGGTCCATACCATTCGGGATTATTTGAGTGTAATAAATATCGAAATGGAAAAACGAGATGAAAAATCAAAAACACCAACAAAAGCCCCGTAACAAGACCTTTATTAGATTTAGCAAACAGCACATCTGAGTTTTCAACTACAACTGCATCACCATTAGTAACTGTCGCACTAACATCTTTGCTCTTTAGTTGCTTCTTTAAGCGTTTCTTTTCTTTCTGAGAAAGCTTAACAACTTTCTTTTTCTTGATGAACAGTGTATCAGTAAAATTACCTACACGCTCGGGGTTAAAAAATAAGATGGTAGCAACAATCATAAAAAGCGGAAAAACTCCGATATCGTCAAAAAGTAAAGAATTATTCGTAAGGTTAAAAATTAGAATTAATCCTACTGCAAAAAGACGCGTCCTTTTAAAAAGCAATAAAAATACAATGCCTAAATCGTATATAAGTCCGCCGTACTTTACAAATGCTATAAGTGTATCGTTAGAAAACAGTTGTGTTAAAAAATTATTTTTAGAAGCCGATAAAATTTCAGAAACCAAATTTGTGTGCAACCAATTGGACGACAGTTTTGCTATACCTCCAAAAAAGTATGGAAGTGCTATCAAAAACATTAAGATATACTGATGCCACGCTGGAATATACATCTTAGCAATGTCTTTTCTTTTACGTGATTTGATACTATACTTTTCATCGGCACTTATAAAAATCATAACAAAAGCAAACAATGAAAAAAGATAGATATGATTGTTATATAGTGTGCTATCCATAAATGAGAAATAGCTAAAAACGATAAAGAAAAAGCTTATTGCATACCTATACCATACCCCAAGTGTAATACAGACTGTTGAAATTAACAACAAAAAGTGAAGTCCCTTTAAGATTGGTAGTGGCAGTGGCTGTAGAAAAGACAGTTCGTTAAAATAGAAAAGCACCTCTGGCCCAGCAATAAATTGATAGGTATAATCTACTTTAAAATAATAAATAATCTGATAGGTGGCAATTAGCCCAAAAATGATTCTAAAGATGCAAACAATAGAAGGGTTTATTGGTGCGTAGAAAAAATTGGTTAATCTTTTAAACATAGACCGATGATTGTGGTTGTTGAAAGATATAGCTTATCGGTTATATATTAAAATTCTTTGTCAATTTTACCACAAAAAAATAAGCTTGACATGCGCTTGTTAATTATTTAGCTAGGTCAGTTTGGTTATAACACTTGACTTTTACCCATAAAAAAACTCCCCCAACATTGGAGGAGTTCTATTTAATTCGCCATTAAAACTTATAACGTAGCTACGTGCTTCGCCAATTTAGATTTAACGTTAGCTGCTTTATTATCATGGATAATATTATTCTTCGCTAACTTATCGATCATGGACATAACAGCAGGAAAAAACTTTTCAGCTTCCTTCTTATCTGTCATCTCGCGTAACTTCTTAATAGCATTTCGCGTCGTTTTGTGTTGGTAACGATTACGTAAACGCTTTGTTTCGCTGTTTCTAATTCTCTTTAGTGCTGACTTATGATTCGCCATGATGTTTGTTTAATCTAATATTTGTAGTCCGTAGGGGAATCGAACCCCTGTTACCAGGATGAAAACCTGGCGTCCTAACCCCTAGACGAACGGACCATTGTTTTTAAATGCGGATGCAAAAATACAACTATTTTTTTATGTCGCAAATCCCTTTCAAAAAAAATTTAAAAAATTTAATATGCCTTCGCAAAAAGAACACGTCTTTTTGAAGGTTTTCCAGTTACCATACAGCTTCCAGCCTCATTATCATCATCTAATGGTATGCAGCGTATCGTAGCTTTCGTTTCATTCTTTATTTGTTCTTCTGTAGCAGTTGTACCATCCCAATGAGCAGAAATAAAACCGCCTTTATCTTCCAGCACTTGTTTAAATGCGTCGTAAGAATCTACTTTAGTAGTATGTTCAGCTCTATGCGCAATTGCTTTAGTGTACAAATTTTCTTGAATTTCAGTCATTAAGCCTTCTACCACTCCAACCACATCTTCGCGCGCTACAAATTGTTTTTCCAAGGTATCTCTACGGGCCAGCTCTACTGTACCCTTTTCAAGATCTTTAGGACCGATAGCAATCCTAACTGGCACCCCTTTTAATTCATACTCATTAAATTTCCAGCCCGGCTTATGGGTATCTCTGGCGTCATATTTCACGCGTATACCTTTAGTACGCAACTCCTTCTGTAATGCCTTAGCAACCTCGCTAATAGCCTCTAATTGCTCATCGTTTCTATAAATAGGCACAATAACCACCTGATCTGGCGCTAACTTAGGAGGCAGCACCAAGCCATTATCATCACTATGCGTCATTATTAACGCTCCCATCAATCGTGTAGATACTCCCCAAGAGGTAGCCCAAACATATTCTTGTTTCCCTTCTTTGGTAGCAAATTTAACATCAAATGCTTTGGCAAAATTTTGACCTAAAAAATGTGATGTTCCAGCTTGTAGCGCTTTTCCATCCTGCATTAAAGCTTCAATGCAATAGGTTTCTAAAGCACCTGCGAAACGTTCACTTTCTGTTTTAGTCCCTTTTACAACGGGTACAGCCATATGGTTTTCAACAAAATCGGCATAGACATGCATCATTTGCTCAGCTTCCTCCACAGCCTCTTTCTCTGTAGCATGTGCTGTGTGTCCCTCTTGCCACAAAAATTCTGCTGTACGCAAAAACAAACGAGTTCTCATTTCCCAACGCACTACGTTCGCCCATTGGTTAATGAGCAAAGGAAGATCTCTATAGCTCTGCACCCACTTTCGGTAGGTATCCCAAATAATAGTTTCTGAAGTAGGCCTAACAATAAGCTCTTCTTCTAACTTAGCATCAGGATCTACAACTATACCATTTCCATTTTCATCATTTTTTAAGCGATAATGCGTTACGACAGCACATTCTTTAGCGAAACCATCTACATGGCTTGCCTCTTTGCTGAAGTATGATTTTGGAATAAACAATGGAAAATAAGCATTTTGGTGTCCCGTTTCCTTGAACATTCTATCAAGTTCTGCCTGCATTTTCTCCCAAATCGCATATCCGTAAGGTTTTATCACCATACACCCCCGTACCCCACTGTTTTCAGCAAGATCGGCCTTGATAACCAACTCGTTATACCATTTACTATAATCTTCGTTTCTAGTAGTCAAATTCTTTCCCATAGTACGTACTTTGGCACAAATGTTGTGTCTTTGTTAAATAATTAGTACAATCGGGCAAAACTAATTATTTTTACGTAGCCCAACAATAAAATACAACAGTTATGCAAACTAAAAATTTCTCCTCCATCAATGTCTTCCCTTTTCTTTTAATGGGAATACTATCCATCGTTTTAGTTTCTTGTGGCTCTTCTCAATATGCTGCCGAAGACGGCATTTACGGATCTGACCAACAACAAGTAGAAGAAGTAGCTACAACAAATAACTCCAACTACTACAAACAGTACTTTAAAACCAAAGAAGCTGAATATGAAAGCTTACCGGAGGAAGATCTAATCTTTACAGATATAGACTCGTATGTTTCAGAAGAATATATAGACGACGAAGGCTATATAGTAACCAAAGAATCTCAATATGAAGATGGCTATGGGGCATGGGGCAACAACGCAGACAACGTTACCGTAAACATCTACGAAACTGGCTTTAACAACTGGGGCTGG
This Rasiella rasia DNA region includes the following protein-coding sequences:
- the rpsT gene encoding 30S ribosomal protein S20; amino-acid sequence: MANHKSALKRIRNSETKRLRNRYQHKTTRNAIKKLREMTDKKEAEKFFPAVMSMIDKLAKNNIIHDNKAANVKSKLAKHVATL
- the proS gene encoding proline--tRNA ligase; this encodes MGKNLTTRNEDYSKWYNELVIKADLAENSGVRGCMVIKPYGYAIWEKMQAELDRMFKETGHQNAYFPLFIPKSYFSKEASHVDGFAKECAVVTHYRLKNDENGNGIVVDPDAKLEEELIVRPTSETIIWDTYRKWVQSYRDLPLLINQWANVVRWEMRTRLFLRTAEFLWQEGHTAHATEKEAVEEAEQMMHVYADFVENHMAVPVVKGTKTESERFAGALETYCIEALMQDGKALQAGTSHFLGQNFAKAFDVKFATKEGKQEYVWATSWGVSTRLMGALIMTHSDDNGLVLPPKLAPDQVVIVPIYRNDEQLEAISEVAKALQKELRTKGIRVKYDARDTHKPGWKFNEYELKGVPVRIAIGPKDLEKGTVELARRDTLEKQFVAREDVVGVVEGLMTEIQENLYTKAIAHRAEHTTKVDSYDAFKQVLEDKGGFISAHWDGTTATEEQIKNETKATIRCIPLDDDNEAGSCMVTGKPSKRRVLFAKAY
- the coaD gene encoding pantetheine-phosphate adenylyltransferase, producing MRRAVFPGSFDPITIGHVDIVKRALPLFDEIIIAIGSNADKKYMWSLEERIQRITDAFPQHPNIKVMSYKGLTADFCKEMEAQYILRGLRNTIDFSYEQTIAQANEKVNGVASVFLICSPEYSHISSSIVRDIVRNGGDAKSLLP
- a CDS encoding PASTA domain-containing protein, whose amino-acid sequence is MSFFKYILSKAFVKQLLFAIVGLIVLSFLVLWWLRSTTNHGQQIEVPDLAKRTLGEVEDILDENDLRYVILDSANFNPDYPRFSVIEQLPRAGKFVKEDRKIYLTLNPSGYRKVKIPDVVGKTSRQAEPTLKAMGFKIGKVTTKPHMSDQVLEIRHAGSKITPGTELEITSTIDLIIGDESLSRINRNSNEENENEGSQTPVNSEELEGNGAR
- a CDS encoding D-alanine--D-alanine ligase, which codes for MSKKNIAVVMGGYSSEFEISLNSGAVVCESLDTALYNVYPVHILNEGWFFIAENGLKQPINKDDFSFIVNDSAVVPDVIFNTVHGTPGEDGLLQAYWELLKIPQTSPSFYASALSFDKRDCLMVLQGFGVKCANSYYINRGVDFSIDEVIKKVGLPCFVKPNRAGSSYGISKVQRQEDFKAALEKAYTEDHEVLVETALVGTEVSVGAYTVNGEIKVLMPTEIVSENDFFDYEAKYLGKSQEITPARISEEETKLVQAETKRIYKLLNMKGVTRCEFILQDGIPFFLEINTTPGLSKESIIPKQVRDANLTLTQFFGTLIEEASS
- a CDS encoding HTTM domain-containing protein → MFKRLTNFFYAPINPSIVCIFRIIFGLIATYQIIYYFKVDYTYQFIAGPEVLFYFNELSFLQPLPLPILKGLHFLLLISTVCITLGVWYRYAISFFFIVFSYFSFMDSTLYNNHIYLFSLFAFVMIFISADEKYSIKSRKRKDIAKMYIPAWHQYILMFLIALPYFFGGIAKLSSNWLHTNLVSEILSASKNNFLTQLFSNDTLIAFVKYGGLIYDLGIVFLLLFKRTRLFAVGLILIFNLTNNSLLFDDIGVFPLFMIVATILFFNPERVGNFTDTLFIKKKKVVKLSQKEKKRLKKQLKSKDVSATVTNGDAVVVENSDVLFAKSNKGLVTGLLLVFLIFHLVFPFRYLLHSNNPEWYGPGVHFAWRMKLQAKKVVTLNLTMQDRASGATGEIKEKTFISHNQSLHLVDRPVNLVLLAKYLKPKIEKQYGIVNPKISAEVIVEFNGLPAQQMIVPTVDLTEVDERDYNDLSWIVPLKMSEED